From Enterococcus mediterraneensis, the proteins below share one genomic window:
- a CDS encoding ABC transporter permease has product MKKISIIVLFLLIIGSIFVGLHDVTLSGILSGDPLAWLLLSQTRLPRTISLVLAGGILGVCGMIMQHMMQNRFVSANTIGMMDSARLGILLVMLFLPDSSILLRSGVAFLFAYAGVLLFLHLSRWLPKKDPMILPLTGVMFGNIVGSLASFFAYQFQLVQNVSSWLQGNFSTVMQGRYELLYITVPVFFLLYYLAYQITIAGLGETMAKNLGVEYGRLQLVVFALVALASSSVLIMVGNLPFLGVVVPNLVSLFYGDHLKDTLGMTAIIGSIFLLTCDIIARLVIAPYELPVSVVVGVLGGACFLFLLIRRNVR; this is encoded by the coding sequence ATGAAAAAAATCAGTATTATCGTGTTATTCCTTCTAATCATTGGTTCTATTTTCGTTGGCCTTCATGATGTGACGTTATCAGGGATTTTATCAGGTGATCCATTGGCGTGGCTATTGCTGTCACAGACACGATTGCCAAGAACCATCAGTCTGGTTTTAGCCGGAGGAATATTGGGTGTTTGCGGTATGATCATGCAGCATATGATGCAAAATCGCTTCGTATCGGCGAACACCATCGGAATGATGGACAGTGCCCGATTAGGTATTTTACTGGTCATGCTGTTTTTACCTGATAGCTCGATCTTATTGCGGTCAGGAGTCGCTTTTTTGTTTGCGTATGCTGGTGTTCTGCTGTTTTTGCATTTAAGTCGCTGGCTGCCTAAAAAAGATCCAATGATCCTACCGCTGACAGGTGTCATGTTCGGGAATATTGTCGGGTCTCTCGCTTCATTTTTCGCGTATCAGTTTCAATTGGTTCAAAATGTTTCTTCTTGGCTGCAAGGCAATTTTTCCACTGTTATGCAAGGAAGATACGAGCTATTGTATATTACGGTTCCGGTATTTTTTCTTTTATACTACCTTGCTTACCAAATCACAATCGCTGGTTTGGGAGAAACAATGGCGAAAAATTTAGGTGTGGAGTATGGTCGTCTGCAACTGGTCGTCTTTGCTTTAGTTGCCTTAGCAAGCAGTTCGGTACTGATCATGGTAGGAAATCTGCCCTTCTTGGGTGTTGTTGTTCCTAACTTGGTTTCATTGTTTTACGGTGATCATTTAAAAGATACATTAGGGATGACGGCGATCATTGGAAGTATTTTTTTATTGACTTGCGACATTATCGCCCGTTTGGTGATCGCGCCTTATGAATTGCCGGTCAGCGTTGTAGTAGGCGTACTTGGGGGAGCTTGTTTCTTATTTTTATTGATAAGGAGGAACGTGCGATGA
- a CDS encoding siderophore ABC transporter substrate-binding protein, which yields MKKITVGILCFVSFFVLTACGNQQAATSAEEGTSAKEIIVAAAEGEATVPLDPQKVVVFDNSALDTMDALGVGDRVIGAATANLPEYLKEYDKVESAGGIKEPDLEKINQMKPDLIIISGRQRDFEKELSAIAPTLFLSVDTTRTWESIQENITTIGKIFEKEKDAEEKIAALSEKITAVKEQAEKSQQKALVVLANEGNLSAYGPGSRFSIIHDTFGFLPADETIEASTHGQSISYEYILEKNPDILFVIDRTKAVGGDDSKNQVADNALVQQTTAGKNNQVISLDSQVWYLAGSGLESLEIMLDNVNQALK from the coding sequence ATGAAAAAAATCACTGTAGGAATTTTATGTTTTGTTTCGTTTTTTGTATTGACAGCTTGCGGTAATCAACAAGCAGCAACATCGGCTGAAGAAGGGACTTCAGCAAAAGAAATAATAGTCGCAGCGGCAGAAGGAGAAGCCACAGTACCTTTAGATCCTCAAAAGGTCGTGGTTTTTGACAACAGTGCATTAGATACAATGGATGCGTTAGGTGTGGGTGATCGGGTGATCGGCGCTGCTACAGCAAATCTGCCTGAATACTTGAAAGAATATGACAAGGTAGAATCAGCCGGCGGGATCAAAGAACCGGACTTGGAAAAAATCAATCAAATGAAGCCGGATTTGATCATTATCTCTGGGCGCCAACGGGATTTTGAAAAAGAATTGTCCGCTATTGCGCCAACGTTGTTTTTAAGTGTGGATACGACAAGAACTTGGGAGTCGATCCAAGAAAATATAACAACAATAGGAAAAATATTTGAGAAAGAAAAAGATGCGGAAGAAAAAATAGCAGCTCTTTCAGAAAAAATCACTGCTGTAAAAGAACAAGCAGAAAAATCTCAACAAAAAGCGTTGGTGGTTTTAGCAAACGAAGGCAACCTTTCGGCGTATGGTCCGGGTTCCCGTTTCAGTATCATCCATGATACATTCGGTTTCTTACCAGCAGATGAAACGATCGAAGCTTCCACCCATGGACAAAGTATTTCCTATGAGTATATTTTGGAGAAAAATCCGGATATTCTTTTCGTAATCGATCGGACAAAAGCGGTAGGCGGAGATGACAGCAAGAACCAAGTCGCTGACAATGCGCTGGTGCAACAAACGACTGCCGGTAAAAACAACCAAGTCATTTCTTTAGATTCGCAAGTCTGGTATCTAGCCGGAAGCGGCTTGGAATCGCTGGAAATCATGTTGGACAATGTGAATCAAGCACTAAAATAA
- a CDS encoding cysteine-rich KTR domain-containing protein, translated as MGKTEWICCPVCGNKTRDRVREDTILKIFPLYCPKCKQESLIEAKSLQITVIKEPNDKGLDL; from the coding sequence ATGGGTAAGACGGAATGGATATGCTGTCCTGTTTGTGGCAATAAAACTCGTGATAGAGTTAGAGAAGATACCATTTTAAAAATTTTTCCTCTTTACTGCCCGAAATGCAAACAGGAAAGTTTGATTGAAGCAAAAAGCTTACAAATAACCGTTATCAAAGAGCCGAATGATAAGGGTCTTGATTTATGA
- a CDS encoding serine hydrolase domain-containing protein translates to MTKEALHNLIKKEQPNICQIVAYKDNKKIYSDEWNHYKADDCTHIMSATKSVVALLIGIALDHGLIKSVDDKVLDYFPDYTVKRGEKTIYAITIKHLLTMRAPYKCKGDPWTKICTSADWTKTSLDFLGGRKGLTNEFQYQTVCLHILTGLLHQVCNMKTVDYANKYLFAPIGVKNHINFYAETADEHKHFTMCKEPKEDVWFCDPMQIATPGYGLCLSAEDMAKIGLLCLNKGSFDGKQIVSSKWIDEMTAPALVESDQFRNMMYGYLWWIIDKDKKVYAAIGNSGNVIYIDPQNDIVIAVTSYFKPTVFDRVDFIEEVIKPSILEKL, encoded by the coding sequence ATGACTAAAGAAGCATTACATAATTTGATTAAAAAAGAACAACCAAATATTTGTCAGATTGTTGCATATAAAGACAACAAAAAAATATACAGTGATGAATGGAATCATTATAAAGCGGACGATTGCACGCATATTATGTCCGCTACAAAAAGCGTGGTTGCATTGCTCATTGGCATCGCGTTGGATCATGGGTTAATTAAAAGTGTAGATGATAAGGTGCTTGACTATTTTCCCGATTATACGGTGAAACGCGGCGAAAAGACCATCTATGCAATAACGATTAAACATTTGCTTACCATGCGAGCACCCTACAAATGCAAAGGTGACCCGTGGACAAAAATATGCACCAGCGCAGATTGGACGAAAACATCGCTGGACTTTTTAGGCGGAAGAAAAGGCTTAACAAATGAGTTTCAATATCAAACCGTGTGCCTACATATCTTAACAGGGTTGTTGCATCAAGTCTGTAACATGAAAACCGTTGATTATGCAAATAAGTATTTGTTTGCACCGATAGGCGTCAAAAACCATATCAATTTTTATGCCGAGACGGCAGATGAACACAAGCATTTTACAATGTGTAAAGAGCCGAAAGAAGATGTATGGTTTTGTGATCCAATGCAAATAGCAACTCCGGGATACGGACTGTGTTTGTCTGCTGAAGATATGGCGAAAATAGGGTTGCTGTGTTTGAACAAAGGGAGTTTTGATGGTAAGCAAATTGTATCGTCTAAATGGATTGATGAAATGACTGCTCCTGCCTTAGTAGAAAGCGACCAATTTAGAAACATGATGTACGGCTACCTCTGGTGGATTATCGATAAAGATAAAAAAGTATATGCCGCCATTGGGAACAGCGGGAATGTAATCTATATTGATCCCCAAAACGACATTGTGATTGCGGTCACTTCTTATTTTAAACCAACAGTTTTTGACAGAGTTGATTTTATAGAGGAAGTAATTAAACCATCTATTTTAGAGAAATTATAG
- a CDS encoding alpha/beta hydrolase, which produces MLKFIGILLIIIILLIAAGYLYLRHWAYFFVDAVLQRDNLWYEEDGRQMLNPGWKKQEVIQTNETFWQTKQTWRLATADGLRLQAAFFDGGSHNWVVCFHSYRSDGARDMARIAEHYYQAGYNVLVPDLRAHGESQGEIIGLGWLDRLDVIAWVQKIVEHDADAKIILQGESIGAAAILMASGEKLPSNVKLLISDSSYTSVYSEFHWMLRKLTKYPINRFMKLANKYAKKKLGYSLRHASVTRQLGSNHLPVLFLHGRKDQFIPVKETATLMEATAGEKQLKIFDGADHLQAKVTNTDEYWQTISDFIKKYF; this is translated from the coding sequence ATGTTGAAATTTATCGGAATCCTATTGATCATAATTATTCTGCTTATAGCAGCAGGCTATTTATATTTGCGTCATTGGGCGTATTTTTTTGTCGATGCGGTTTTGCAAAGGGATAATCTTTGGTACGAAGAAGATGGACGACAAATGTTGAATCCTGGCTGGAAAAAGCAGGAAGTCATTCAAACAAATGAAACTTTTTGGCAAACAAAACAGACATGGCGGCTGGCTACTGCAGATGGGCTGCGATTACAGGCTGCCTTCTTTGATGGAGGTTCACACAACTGGGTGGTTTGTTTCCACAGTTATCGCAGTGATGGCGCTCGTGATATGGCAAGGATTGCCGAGCATTATTATCAAGCTGGATACAATGTATTGGTGCCGGATCTGCGGGCTCATGGAGAAAGCCAAGGAGAGATCATTGGGCTTGGTTGGCTGGATCGGTTGGATGTGATCGCGTGGGTGCAAAAAATAGTTGAACACGATGCCGATGCAAAAATTATTTTGCAAGGTGAATCTATCGGTGCTGCGGCAATTTTGATGGCTAGCGGTGAAAAACTGCCGTCAAATGTCAAGCTGTTGATTTCTGACAGCAGTTATACATCGGTCTACAGTGAGTTTCATTGGATGCTACGGAAACTGACAAAATATCCCATCAATCGCTTTATGAAATTAGCTAATAAATATGCCAAGAAAAAGCTCGGCTATTCTTTACGTCATGCTTCTGTGACACGTCAATTAGGCAGCAATCATTTGCCGGTATTGTTTTTACATGGTCGGAAAGACCAGTTTATTCCAGTCAAAGAAACCGCCACATTGATGGAAGCGACAGCCGGGGAGAAACAGTTGAAGATTTTTGACGGAGCGGATCATCTGCAAGCAAAAGTAACGAATACCGATGAGTATTGGCAAACGATATCTGACTTCATCAAGAAATACTTTTAA
- a CDS encoding iron chelate uptake ABC transporter family permease subunit gives MIRRLVSQKLLWLFLIMVGLMIGYLTFNTYGNWEFALQLRGKKIAAFLLVALVSSIGTISFQTLTKNQFLTPGILGLDNLYVMIQTLLFFFAGGITMLGQESTGLFLLNVGIMALLSVLFIGVFLNKHSHELFLLLMVGMIAGTFFSSISSFLQVLMDPNEYDLLQGRLFASFGNINTAHLVTAAGLVLFCSVFFWLATPELDVLHLGKDHAINLGIKLSAFQKWSLLGISVMTGTATALVGPTIFLGFIVATISYQIFDTYRHRELFLGGFFIGAILLIGGQFLVEQIFQLTTTISTIIQFIGGIFFVGKIFSERKRI, from the coding sequence ATGATCCGTAGACTTGTTTCTCAAAAACTGCTTTGGCTCTTTTTGATCATGGTGGGGCTGATGATCGGCTACCTTACATTCAATACATATGGCAATTGGGAATTCGCATTGCAGCTGCGTGGGAAAAAGATCGCTGCCTTTTTATTGGTGGCTCTTGTTTCTTCCATCGGCACCATCAGTTTCCAAACGCTGACGAAAAATCAATTTCTGACCCCCGGTATCTTGGGATTGGATAATCTATATGTAATGATCCAAACACTGCTATTCTTTTTTGCAGGAGGGATCACGATGCTGGGTCAGGAAAGCACAGGTTTGTTTTTGCTGAATGTAGGGATCATGGCATTATTGAGCGTTTTATTTATCGGGGTCTTTTTAAACAAACATTCCCATGAATTATTTTTGTTATTGATGGTGGGAATGATCGCCGGTACATTTTTTTCCAGTATCAGCAGTTTCCTGCAAGTATTGATGGACCCGAATGAATACGATCTTTTGCAAGGACGGCTTTTTGCTAGTTTCGGCAATATCAACACCGCGCATTTAGTAACTGCTGCCGGATTGGTGCTGTTTTGCAGTGTTTTCTTTTGGCTGGCGACTCCGGAGTTGGATGTACTGCATTTAGGCAAAGATCATGCCATCAATTTAGGGATCAAGCTGTCAGCCTTCCAGAAATGGAGTCTGTTGGGGATCTCTGTAATGACCGGGACTGCGACGGCGTTGGTGGGTCCGACGATCTTCTTAGGTTTTATCGTTGCGACTATCAGTTATCAGATCTTTGATACGTATCGTCATCGAGAACTGTTTCTAGGCGGTTTTTTTATCGGCGCGATCTTATTGATCGGTGGTCAGTTTTTAGTCGAACAAATTTTTCAGCTGACGACGACCATTAGTACGATCATTCAATTTATCGGCGGAATCTTTTTTGTTGGTAAAATTTTCTCAGAAAGGAAACGGATATGA
- a CDS encoding HXXEE domain-containing protein — MDAIVFMLCVSLHNIEEALWLMEWQQKEMPNSRRNIKKNYFIFAVIGITVLLHLVSGLYLLFPNNTIFNYGFVGCVGVMLINAIVPHLALFIKTRKYCPGILTGSFLLIPLNSIILYKKISVHLTIGEVVFSTLIMGLLLILAILLLKKIAKRALSFLE; from the coding sequence ATGGATGCGATTGTATTTATGCTGTGCGTATCACTTCACAATATTGAAGAAGCCCTTTGGCTTATGGAATGGCAACAAAAAGAAATGCCCAATAGCCGGAGAAACATAAAAAAGAATTATTTTATATTTGCGGTTATTGGCATTACTGTTTTGTTACATTTAGTTTCTGGATTATATCTCTTGTTTCCCAATAATACGATATTCAATTATGGATTTGTTGGTTGTGTTGGAGTGATGTTGATAAATGCCATAGTACCACATTTGGCACTTTTTATTAAAACAAGAAAATACTGCCCCGGTATATTAACAGGTAGCTTTCTTTTAATCCCGCTCAATAGCATTATTTTATACAAAAAAATATCTGTACATTTGACAATAGGGGAGGTGGTTTTTTCAACTCTTATTATGGGATTGCTACTTATTTTGGCAATTCTACTACTGAAAAAAATAGCCAAACGTGCGCTTAGCTTTTTGGAATAA
- a CDS encoding TnpV protein, translated as MGKSLFEQMGGTYHEESDYLIPNLALPAEEEKSIGVWGRRHLRYLKEYRRVTYANLLTSGKLNVYLADIDKQAQERFQMFIEQMKQVQDITEQLKDEKPMEWVQRMNNVRACAMEIVNKEIIYA; from the coding sequence ATGGGAAAATCATTATTTGAGCAAATGGGCGGCACATATCACGAAGAAAGCGACTATCTTATTCCTAACCTTGCGTTACCCGCCGAAGAAGAAAAGTCTATCGGTGTTTGGGGGCGGCGGCATTTGCGGTATCTGAAAGAGTATCGCAGGGTTACATACGCAAATCTTCTAACAAGCGGTAAGTTGAATGTTTATCTTGCGGATATAGATAAGCAGGCACAGGAACGCTTTCAAATGTTCATAGAGCAGATGAAACAGGTACAGGATATAACCGAGCAGCTAAAGGACGAAAAGCCTATGGAATGGGTACAGAGAATGAATAACGTACGGGCGTGTGCTATGGAGATTGTTAATAAGGAAATCATATATGCATAA
- a CDS encoding ABC transporter ATP-binding protein, producing MISAKEISKFYQEKPVLDHVDLDIPQGKLVAFIGPNGAGKSTFLSLVSRLQSQSSGEIYLDHEEVRTWKSKALAKKLAILKQSNGIQLNITVRELVAFGRYPYSRGRLSAEDETIIDDALIQMELSEMAERSIHTLSGGQLQRVYIAMILAQDTDYILLDEPLNNLDMNHANQMMHLLQKLVREKQKTIVIVLHDINFAAGFADHIVAMKDGKVFADGSTEEIIQPEIINRLYGMNIKICEIDGKRFCMYFQ from the coding sequence ATGATCTCTGCAAAGGAAATTTCAAAATTTTATCAAGAAAAGCCTGTCTTAGATCATGTGGATCTGGATATTCCCCAAGGCAAACTGGTAGCGTTTATTGGACCGAATGGAGCGGGAAAAAGCACCTTTTTATCTTTAGTCAGCCGTCTTCAATCTCAATCTAGCGGTGAGATTTATTTGGATCATGAGGAAGTCCGCACATGGAAATCAAAAGCATTGGCGAAAAAATTAGCGATCTTAAAGCAAAGCAACGGTATCCAGTTAAACATCACAGTAAGGGAATTAGTCGCTTTTGGCCGTTATCCGTACAGCCGCGGCCGATTGTCAGCCGAAGATGAAACGATAATCGATGACGCGCTGATCCAGATGGAATTGTCAGAGATGGCTGAGCGATCTATCCATACCCTATCTGGCGGACAACTGCAGCGAGTTTATATCGCAATGATCCTAGCACAAGATACCGATTATATTTTGTTAGATGAACCATTGAATAATCTGGACATGAATCATGCCAATCAAATGATGCATTTACTGCAAAAACTCGTGCGGGAAAAACAGAAGACTATCGTGATCGTTTTGCATGACATCAATTTTGCGGCAGGATTTGCTGATCATATCGTGGCAATGAAAGATGGCAAAGTATTTGCCGATGGATCCACAGAAGAAATCATTCAGCCGGAAATCATCAATCGGCTTTATGGGATGAATATAAAAATATGTGAAATCGATGGAAAACGATTTTGCATGTATTTTCAATAG
- the spxB gene encoding pyruvate oxidase, whose product MSKINASVAMVKVMADWGIDHIYGIPGGSFNSTMDALYEEREEVKYIQVRHEEAGALAAAADAKLTGKIGAVFGSAGPGASHLINGLYDAQMDSVPVLALLGQVPSTSMNYNAFQELNENPMFADVSVYNRTVMNSESLPHVIDEAIKAAYEQKGVAVVTIPVDYGFAEIEDTFVSSANTHQKVLPLPQESQLEKVLPLIQEAKQPVLYIGQGVRGGFDTIKKFTEHFSMPVAAAVLAKGIIPDDYENFLGFAARVATKPANEALAVADLILFVGSNFPFGSIFFNPNAKFVQIDIDASKFGRRHAVDVAVLGDAITALDRLVELGDARPADHWYRANQENIKNWHEWRHSFYDDDRAPLRPEPIFKEINRIAEDDAIYVVDVGNVTLSSIRHLEMNGKQAFTTSGWFATMGYAVPGGIAAKLSYPDRQVFTISGDGGFAMNMQDIITQVKYNLPIINIVLTNDSFGFIEAEQEDTNKAYFGVLLQDADYGKVGEALGAKGFTVTSYDQLEYAFEAAKKSDRPVVIDVKIADERPLPVEAMELDPEKFSEEQINKFKERYEVTNMPSLTELLR is encoded by the coding sequence ATGTCAAAAATCAATGCAAGTGTAGCAATGGTAAAAGTCATGGCAGATTGGGGAATCGATCATATCTACGGGATTCCCGGCGGTTCCTTCAACTCTACGATGGATGCGCTTTATGAAGAACGAGAAGAAGTAAAATATATTCAAGTACGCCACGAAGAAGCGGGCGCACTGGCTGCAGCAGCTGATGCCAAATTAACAGGTAAAATCGGCGCTGTCTTCGGTTCTGCCGGCCCTGGGGCAAGTCATTTGATCAATGGCCTTTATGACGCACAAATGGACAGTGTGCCGGTATTAGCTTTGTTGGGACAAGTTCCTTCAACTTCTATGAACTATAATGCCTTTCAAGAATTGAATGAAAATCCAATGTTCGCAGATGTCAGCGTCTACAACCGTACAGTGATGAATTCTGAAAGTCTGCCTCACGTAATAGATGAAGCAATCAAAGCCGCTTACGAACAAAAAGGTGTCGCAGTAGTTACGATCCCAGTTGATTACGGCTTTGCAGAAATCGAAGATACGTTTGTTTCTTCTGCCAACACTCATCAAAAAGTGTTGCCTCTACCACAAGAAAGTCAATTGGAAAAAGTATTACCGTTGATTCAAGAAGCAAAACAACCGGTACTTTATATTGGGCAAGGAGTCCGCGGTGGTTTTGATACGATCAAAAAATTCACTGAACATTTCAGCATGCCAGTTGCGGCCGCTGTTTTAGCAAAAGGGATCATTCCTGACGATTATGAAAACTTCTTAGGTTTTGCGGCTCGTGTTGCTACCAAACCAGCCAACGAAGCATTGGCAGTCGCCGATTTGATTTTATTTGTCGGAAGCAATTTTCCATTTGGCAGCATCTTCTTCAATCCTAATGCCAAATTTGTGCAAATCGATATCGATGCCTCGAAATTCGGCCGCCGCCACGCAGTAGATGTCGCCGTTTTAGGAGATGCCATCACCGCACTTGATCGTTTAGTTGAATTAGGTGATGCTCGCCCAGCAGATCATTGGTATCGTGCAAACCAAGAAAACATCAAGAATTGGCATGAATGGCGTCACAGCTTTTACGACGATGACCGCGCACCTTTACGTCCCGAACCAATCTTCAAGGAAATCAATCGCATCGCTGAAGATGACGCGATTTATGTTGTGGATGTCGGTAATGTAACATTAAGTTCGATCCGTCATTTAGAAATGAACGGCAAACAAGCATTCACTACTTCCGGTTGGTTCGCTACCATGGGTTATGCTGTTCCTGGCGGGATCGCTGCGAAATTGAGCTATCCTGATCGACAAGTCTTTACGATCTCCGGTGATGGCGGATTTGCAATGAATATGCAAGATATCATCACTCAAGTCAAATACAATTTACCGATCATCAATATCGTTTTGACGAATGATTCTTTCGGTTTCATTGAAGCTGAACAAGAAGATACTAATAAAGCCTACTTCGGTGTGTTACTGCAAGATGCAGATTACGGAAAAGTCGGTGAAGCGTTAGGTGCCAAAGGCTTTACTGTCACTTCTTACGATCAATTAGAATATGCATTTGAAGCGGCTAAAAAATCAGATCGTCCTGTCGTGATCGATGTGAAGATTGCTGATGAACGCCCATTACCAGTGGAAGCAATGGAACTAGATCCCGAAAAATTCTCTGAGGAACAAATCAACAAATTCAAAGAACGGTATGAAGTAACGAATATGCCTAGCCTGACTGAATTGCTTCGCTAA
- a CDS encoding oligosaccharide biosynthesis protein Alg14 has translation MKEQILLVVNDENLYFFPACSEFTVVSSSRLLTNEYYKENISQLAQLELVVFLDYGFKVAMAEKLRGYTPAKIILFFWNHLTETHLELLREAQKSAAIDDIYHFDALEAQQYNLKHNSSFYRKPDLDPDTIEKKYDLFLGATNSGRKKEADFLQQAFDDMQLSYYFHFLSGIGGHRQAGFMPYHEYLEKTLEAQATVELMRPGQTGLTLRSLETIYWPIKLVTNNPVIEHYRFYHPDNIFVVGKDPLDQLPNFLKKPSVPIPSEIKEFYQPINWAQRFLKEDVDYGELEYHPTLFLKNVSDL, from the coding sequence ATGAAAGAACAAATTTTACTTGTAGTCAATGATGAAAACTTATATTTTTTCCCCGCTTGTTCCGAATTTACTGTCGTCAGCAGTTCTCGCCTGTTGACCAATGAGTATTATAAAGAAAACATTTCTCAGTTAGCGCAGCTTGAGTTGGTGGTCTTTTTGGATTATGGTTTCAAAGTAGCGATGGCGGAAAAATTACGCGGCTATACACCGGCTAAAATCATTTTATTTTTCTGGAATCACTTGACGGAAACTCACCTAGAGTTACTCCGAGAAGCCCAAAAAAGCGCCGCAATCGACGATATCTACCATTTTGATGCGTTAGAAGCACAACAATACAATCTGAAACATAACTCTTCCTTTTATCGTAAACCAGATCTTGATCCTGATACTATCGAAAAAAAATACGATCTGTTTTTAGGCGCTACCAACAGCGGTCGCAAAAAAGAAGCTGACTTTCTACAGCAGGCTTTTGATGATATGCAGCTTAGCTACTATTTCCACTTTTTATCTGGAATCGGCGGCCACCGTCAGGCAGGTTTCATGCCTTATCATGAATATTTGGAAAAGACACTGGAAGCACAGGCGACTGTCGAACTGATGCGCCCTGGTCAAACAGGATTGACATTGCGCAGTTTAGAAACTATCTATTGGCCTATCAAACTAGTAACAAATAACCCTGTCATCGAGCACTATCGTTTTTATCATCCAGATAACATCTTTGTTGTAGGAAAAGATCCTTTAGATCAGCTGCCAAACTTTTTGAAAAAACCTAGCGTTCCGATTCCATCTGAAATCAAAGAATTCTACCAGCCGATAAATTGGGCGCAACGCTTTTTAAAAGAAGATGTGGATTATGGCGAGCTTGAATACCACCCTACACTTTTTCTTAAAAATGTCTCTGATCTGTAA
- a CDS encoding NAD(P)/FAD-dependent oxidoreductase produces the protein MYDVIVIGAGPAGCIAAKTLSQNGYRVLLIEKFELPRYKSCSGVLIKKTMDLVWQYFNEDVPALSMCEPIQNKGMIFTDDKGKEYRFEQEGFNVWRSSFDNWLVDKAKESGAEIRDCTTAISCVKDDQTVTVTMLSDQKTYTKKHTTLLIARELLEHLNENSVMMMPDRSRLFKPLIRELLT, from the coding sequence ATGTATGATGTGATAGTAATTGGTGCAGGCCCGGCAGGATGTATTGCCGCAAAAACACTCTCCCAAAATGGATACAGAGTGTTGTTGATTGAAAAATTTGAATTACCACGTTACAAATCTTGTTCTGGAGTTTTAATAAAAAAGACTATGGATTTGGTTTGGCAATACTTCAATGAGGACGTTCCTGCCCTATCAATGTGTGAACCAATTCAAAACAAAGGAATGATTTTCACAGATGATAAAGGCAAAGAATATCGCTTTGAACAAGAAGGGTTTAATGTTTGGAGAAGCTCTTTTGATAACTGGCTTGTTGATAAAGCAAAAGAAAGTGGTGCAGAAATAAGGGATTGTACTACTGCGATATCTTGTGTAAAAGATGATCAAACGGTAACTGTCACTATGCTTAGCGACCAAAAAACATATACAAAAAAGCACACTACATTATTGATTGCGAGGGAGTTGTTGGAACATTTAAACGAAAACTCGGTTATGATGATGCCCGATAGATCACGACTTTTCAAACCTTTAATCAGGGAACTATTGACTTAG
- a CDS encoding TetR/AcrR family transcriptional regulator, translating to MKRNTKEDILIESLRLFAHSGYDGVTMRDISGKVGIRQSSLYKHFVGKQEIFDSIVGRMDANYKEQLDKMTLVSGNSNKRAEQYTEKTLNNMADIGEALFLYWTQDEYAALFRKMLIIEQYRNSKLAVLYNKYFLSGVIDFQEAIVSRLIEDGFFKQGNPHLLAMEFYGPIFLMIAAYDTEKNGTTFNELIREHVKNFGKLHAVNVMEE from the coding sequence ATGAAGCGTAATACAAAAGAGGATATTTTAATAGAGTCACTCCGGCTCTTTGCTCACTCTGGATATGACGGTGTGACAATGAGGGATATCTCAGGAAAAGTCGGAATCAGACAAAGTTCGCTGTATAAACATTTTGTTGGAAAGCAAGAAATTTTCGATAGTATCGTTGGACGCATGGATGCCAACTATAAAGAACAGTTGGATAAAATGACATTGGTATCCGGTAACAGCAACAAGCGAGCTGAGCAATATACCGAAAAAACGCTCAATAATATGGCGGATATAGGCGAGGCTCTATTTCTATATTGGACACAGGATGAATATGCAGCACTGTTTCGTAAAATGCTGATTATAGAACAGTATCGCAATTCAAAACTTGCGGTTCTCTATAATAAGTATTTTCTGTCGGGAGTCATTGATTTCCAAGAAGCGATTGTCAGCCGTTTAATTGAGGATGGCTTTTTCAAGCAAGGAAACCCTCATTTATTGGCGATGGAGTTTTATGGTCCGATTTTCTTGATGATAGCTGCATACGATACTGAGAAAAACGGTACTACTTTCAATGAATTAATTCGGGAACACGTAAAAAATTTTGGAAAATTACACGCTGTTAATGTAATGGAGGAATAG